The proteins below are encoded in one region of Thermocladium sp. ECH_B:
- a CDS encoding sugar kinase, whose protein sequence is MKIGGLPGIDEAVDAFEAYVGGGGSAANFSVQVAKLGLASRFIGSVGTDTVGDILVDELRNLGIDTRFIKRIAYEKTGTVTVLVGLDGSKRMIAYRGANMGLIPSDLDGAAVEGINHIHLATGRTEIIEAGLKKGRSIGATVSIDGGTNLARKGIDVVAALVRGIDVMFMNSVEAKILSGAEDPIKAGFSIYSKVEPRELIITLGPKGALCISGNESKVVESFRVTPIDTTGAGDVFAASYISARLMGLDIVERLIFANASASISVTRRGARSGPRLDEVLEFLSSIGYKEIVEKLTNEP, encoded by the coding sequence ATGAAGATAGGGGGCCTCCCCGGAATAGATGAGGCCGTGGATGCATTCGAGGCTTATGTGGGCGGCGGCGGTTCAGCGGCTAATTTCTCTGTTCAAGTCGCTAAACTTGGCCTTGCTTCCCGCTTCATCGGCTCGGTGGGCACCGATACTGTGGGCGATATACTTGTAGATGAATTAAGAAATCTCGGCATCGATACACGCTTCATTAAGCGCATAGCATATGAGAAGACAGGCACAGTCACTGTTCTCGTGGGATTGGATGGCAGCAAGAGAATGATTGCCTACAGGGGCGCAAATATGGGCTTAATACCAAGTGATTTAGATGGAGCCGCAGTTGAAGGCATCAACCATATACACTTAGCAACAGGCAGAACCGAGATAATAGAGGCTGGGCTCAAGAAGGGAAGATCAATTGGCGCCACGGTCTCCATAGATGGCGGAACCAATCTAGCCAGGAAGGGGATAGATGTGGTGGCAGCGCTCGTCCGAGGCATTGATGTGATGTTCATGAACTCGGTTGAGGCCAAGATACTGAGCGGGGCGGAGGACCCAATAAAGGCAGGTTTCAGCATCTATAGTAAGGTGGAGCCACGGGAATTAATAATAACCCTCGGCCCAAAAGGGGCGCTCTGCATCAGTGGCAATGAATCCAAGGTGGTGGAATCATTCCGTGTGACGCCCATAGATACTACAGGAGCTGGGGATGTATTCGCGGCGTCCTATATATCGGCTAGGCTAATGGGATTAGATATAGTTGAGAGACTCATATTTGCCAATGCCTCAGCCTCCATATCAGTCACGAGGAGAGGCGCCCGCTCTGGACCACGTTTAGATGAAGTGCTTGAATTCCTCTCATCAATAGGATACAAGGAAATAGTGGAGAAACTAACCAATGAACCCTAA
- a CDS encoding preprotein translocase subunit SecY gives MSGRFIDRVEPLLRLVPTVPKPKVALSMSSRLLWTFLALXAYMVLSIXPLYGVNEAQAAPLFNPLIAVIFASQSGTMAXLGIGPIIIAGIIMELLAFSDIMNIDMEDPNDQMRFNAFTKLVAVIIAFGXGAIMIAAGQLGVISPGLAFIVWLQLVFGAVIVILLDDMVSKGWGLGSGISLFILISIIRTMFWDTFSPIIPPGQVLPLGVVPAIAVGSYIAAVDHTLAALASILYRXGYPSLIGLIATIVLGGLVLYVELMEVSIPMVLTQYGGYKISYPFKVMYVSVLPIIFTAYTVALXYNGLYFVATTYNAHAANPVLNALACVHQISLNGQLTTAPCTSSLLYFLQSTPLQLTPQFAVVHIVLYALLSIVYAYLWVNLAGMGAEDQAKTIAESGWHIPGFRSSTRVIARYLERYINALTLTSGLIAGIVAALXDILGVFGTGIGLILLVEIVIQYYSLAMQEQLFEMYPMLKRFAGKL, from the coding sequence ATGAGCGGTAGGTTCATAGATAGGGTGGAGCCGTTGCTGCGGCTAGTGCCGACGGTTCCTAAGCCTAAGGTAGCGCTATCCATGTCAAGTAGGCTCCTCTGGACATTTCTGGCATTANCCGCATATATGGTTCTCTCGATCNCTCCATTATATGGCGTTAATGAAGCGCAGGCGGCTCCATTGTTTAACCCATTAATTGCCGTGATATTCGCGTCTCAGTCGGGAACCATGGCGGNGTTGGGAATTGGTCCAATAATAATTGCGGGAATAATAATGGAGCTCCTAGCGTTCTCCGACATAATGAACATAGATATGGAGGATCCAAATGATCAAATGAGGTTCAATGCATTCACGAAGCTTGTTGCTGTGATAATAGCGTTCGGTGNAGGCGCGATAATGATAGCTGCTGGNCAGTTGGGGGTAATATCGCCTGGACTAGCATTCATTGTTTGGCTACAATTAGTGTTTGGCGCGGTAATAGTTATCCTGCTTGACGACATGGTTTCAAAGGGTTGGGGATTAGGGAGCGGAATAAGTCTATTCATATTGATAAGCATAATTAGAACCATGTTCTGGGACACGTTTTCCCCAATAATACCGCCGGGCCAGGTGCTGCCCCTCGGCGTCGTGCCCGCAATAGCCGTGGGCTCATACATAGCTGCGGTTGATCACACATTAGCGGCATTGGCATCAATACTATATAGGNTCGGGTATCCCAGCCTAATCGGGTTAATAGCGACCATAGTGCTTGGCGGACTTGTTCTCTATGTTGAATTAATGGAAGTATCGATACCAATGGTATTGACTCAGTACGGTGGATACAAGATATCATATCCATTTAAGGTAATGTATGTATCGGTGCTCCCAATAATATTCACTGCATATACCGTGGCCTTANTTTATAATGGGTTATACTTCGTNGCTACCACGTATAATGCTCATGCCGCTAATCCAGTTCTAAATGCCTTGGCTTGCGTTCACCAGATAAGCCTAAATGGACAATTAACTACTGCTCCATGCACTTCCTCACTGCTTTACTTCCTGCAATCCACCCCTCTCCAATTAACGCCGCAATTCGCGGTGGTTCATATAGTGCTTTACGCGTTGCTCTCAATAGTTTATGCGTATCTTTGGGTTAACTTGGCCGGTATGGGTGCTGAGGATCAAGCAAAGACCATTGCAGAGAGTGGGTGGCACATACCTGGCTTTAGGTCGAGCACGCGGGTAATAGCTAGATACTTAGAGAGATACATAAACGCGTTAACCCTTACCAGCGGATTAATTGCAGGCATAGTGGCTGCTTTAGNGGATATCCTAGGCGTCTTTGGGACAGGCATAGGATTAATACTCCTAGTTGAGATAGTGATACAGTACTACTCATTGGCTATGCAGGAGCAATTATTCGAGATGTACCCCATGCTGAAGAGATTTGCCGGGAAGCTTTGA